A stretch of the Amycolatopsis sp. BJA-103 genome encodes the following:
- a CDS encoding HEAT repeat domain-containing protein has translation MGEHWDSVTTIGDVLVARLVDLEPIEPEDWSAARIEAHAALSQHVHAVVSDPAGPSWLVALAAHPNSLVRAIAIRALGSGHDSAYQPILVRALSDPAAYVVQAALEGLTAQSSHEVFDLLVTLLNDTDHGRAWIVREAAQRIAETSDPRRLDVLADALGQVWHGAVHDIARALGQAGDVRVAPMLIEHLRHRRPGRFAAAEVLGNLRVAEATGPLIDVLRESDGVQALPVMEALGKLEALEAAPVIVPLLDHSSSDVREGALLALNRIGGPLATPAALKATDDVHPAVRARALRVLAKHGDHRALGRLAAACDSWHVHTALTGLVRLAEDSVALTVVQVLLTTEERRVRKLAGRILARIDTQHYLPGHDPDPLVRRVLVWVIGQQANPAYIRALTNALQDEDELVRSRAAAALGRITHEKTLPLLTEALRDPRPRVRANAATALGRTATDGLRSLLADALTDPHPAVRSAATAALRTAAH, from the coding sequence ATGGGCGAACATTGGGATTCGGTCACCACCATCGGGGACGTGTTGGTCGCCCGGCTGGTCGACCTCGAACCGATTGAGCCGGAAGACTGGTCGGCGGCGCGCATCGAGGCGCACGCGGCGCTCTCCCAGCACGTGCACGCGGTGGTGTCCGACCCGGCCGGGCCGTCCTGGCTGGTCGCCCTGGCGGCCCATCCGAACAGCCTGGTCCGCGCCATCGCGATCAGAGCCCTCGGTTCCGGCCACGATTCTGCCTATCAGCCCATTCTCGTGCGGGCCTTGTCCGACCCCGCCGCCTACGTCGTCCAGGCCGCCCTGGAGGGCCTCACCGCGCAGTCCTCGCACGAGGTGTTCGACCTACTGGTGACGCTGCTGAACGACACGGACCACGGTCGGGCCTGGATCGTCCGCGAAGCCGCCCAGCGCATCGCCGAGACCAGCGACCCGAGACGGCTGGACGTTCTGGCCGACGCACTGGGGCAGGTATGGCACGGCGCAGTACACGACATCGCCCGCGCACTGGGCCAGGCCGGCGACGTTCGGGTCGCTCCGATGCTGATCGAGCACCTCCGCCACCGCCGACCGGGCCGCTTCGCGGCCGCGGAAGTGCTCGGCAACCTGCGCGTCGCCGAGGCGACGGGCCCGCTCATCGACGTCCTGCGTGAGTCCGACGGCGTCCAGGCGCTGCCCGTGATGGAAGCACTGGGCAAGCTCGAAGCGCTGGAGGCCGCGCCGGTGATCGTTCCGCTGCTCGACCACAGTTCGTCCGACGTTCGCGAGGGCGCACTGTTGGCCCTGAACCGGATCGGCGGGCCGCTGGCGACGCCTGCCGCCCTCAAGGCCACCGACGACGTCCACCCCGCCGTCCGTGCCCGGGCCCTCCGTGTGCTGGCCAAGCACGGCGACCACCGCGCTCTCGGTCGATTGGCCGCCGCCTGCGACAGTTGGCACGTCCACACCGCCCTCACCGGCCTGGTTCGCCTGGCCGAAGACTCGGTCGCGCTCACCGTGGTGCAGGTGCTGCTGACCACTGAAGAGCGGCGTGTCCGCAAGCTCGCCGGACGAATCCTCGCCCGCATCGACACACAGCACTACCTGCCCGGTCACGATCCCGACCCACTCGTCCGCCGCGTCCTCGTCTGGGTCATCGGCCAACAAGCCAACCCGGCCTACATCCGGGCGCTGACCAACGCGCTCCAGGACGAGGACGAGCTGGTCCGATCCCGCGCCGCCGCGGCGCTCGGACGGATCACCCACGAGAAGACGCTCCCGCTGCTGACCGAGGCCCTACGCGACCCCAGGCCACGCGTCCGGGCCAACGCCGCGACCGCCCTGGGCCGAACCGCCACTGACGGCCTGCGTTCCCTCCTCGCCGACGCCCTGACCGACCCCCACCCGGCCGTCCGGTCCGCTGCCACCGCGGCACTACGAACAGCCGCACACTGA
- a CDS encoding NUDIX hydrolase yields the protein MRTLDETMGELSDLVWYASYGSNMNADWFGCYLAGGVPEGGTRDYPGCRDRRPPVESRRCELPGGIYFATMSPVWGGGRAFYDPALPGRAFARAYLITAGQFADVVAQEMYREPGTDLDLAPVLATGAATLGPGRYETLLHAGDLDGHPSRYRPLHTAQTDQPPRTRPRWTTPYTRRTESAPAGDTSRTKDHHSAPEMRPRGNVVAVSPISGDRALRQNESRGHRDQYVTRRHRQEPDNDLVNNELPRIRVAAYVIRHQRGPQLLVFEHQGIPEAGTQIPAGGVRPGETLSPAVQREVLEETGLTDTVVVNSLTTEDKPHPHSGQPRRTTYFHLRAPVTAPDSWSHHVGGDGYDAGLVFVCRFQPLPLDRPLADQQDAWLGLISPELATREELPRN from the coding sequence GTGAGAACTCTGGACGAGACGATGGGTGAGCTGTCCGACTTGGTCTGGTATGCCAGCTACGGTTCGAACATGAACGCCGACTGGTTCGGCTGCTACCTGGCCGGAGGCGTTCCGGAGGGCGGTACCCGGGACTATCCGGGTTGCCGCGATCGGCGGCCGCCGGTGGAATCCCGCAGGTGTGAACTGCCGGGCGGGATCTATTTCGCGACCATGTCGCCGGTGTGGGGCGGTGGCCGCGCGTTCTACGATCCGGCGCTGCCCGGGCGAGCGTTCGCGCGCGCCTACCTGATCACCGCCGGGCAGTTCGCCGACGTCGTGGCTCAGGAGATGTACCGCGAGCCCGGCACGGACCTCGACCTCGCTCCGGTCCTGGCTACCGGTGCGGCCACGCTCGGTCCCGGCCGCTACGAGACCCTGCTCCACGCCGGGGATCTCGACGGGCACCCATCTCGATATCGACCTCTCCACACTGCTCAGACAGATCAACCGCCTCGAACACGACCTCGGTGGACAACTCCTTACACGCGCCGAACGGAATCAGCCCCTGCAGGTGACACCTCTCGGACGAAGGATCATCACAGCGCTCCGGAAATGCGACCGCGAGGAAATGTCGTCGCCGTGAGTCCGATCTCTGGTGATAGGGCCTTGCGACAAAACGAAAGCCGTGGTCACCGAGACCAATATGTCACGCGTCGACACCGGCAGGAACCCGACAATGACTTGGTGAACAACGAGCTACCAAGGATCCGCGTCGCCGCCTACGTCATCCGCCACCAGAGAGGACCGCAACTGCTGGTCTTCGAGCACCAAGGTATCCCCGAGGCTGGCACGCAGATCCCCGCCGGCGGTGTTCGGCCCGGCGAGACCCTCAGCCCCGCTGTCCAGCGAGAAGTCCTCGAGGAAACCGGGCTGACCGACACAGTCGTCGTCAACTCGCTGACTACTGAGGACAAGCCGCACCCGCACAGCGGCCAGCCGCGACGCACCACCTACTTCCACCTGCGCGCTCCAGTAACTGCTCCCGACAGTTGGTCCCACCATGTCGGCGGCGATGGATACGACGCGGGCCTGGTTTTCGTCTGCCGATTCCAGCCCCTACCACTGGATCGCCCACTGGCTGACCAACAGGATGCCTGGCTCGGGTTGATCAGCCCAGAACTGGCCACACGTGAGGAATTGCCTCGAAACTGA